One genomic segment of Ignavibacteriota bacterium includes these proteins:
- a CDS encoding TonB-dependent receptor has translation MATEIYKSLGKILKLCSLLFIVFNSIALAQSGSLRGKVFERDTNDPLVGANIIVKGTTLGASTDFDGKFLIRNIPTGNHTLTVTYIGYNQVSKEITISANRTLEMDFTLEPQVLEGETVTITAQAKGQVSAIQQQLTADQITNVVSEERIQELPDFNAASVLSRLPGISTTQSSGEDNKVVIRGLSPKYNSIEVEGVKLSSTGSSQIGLSSNPGAGGSISNDRSVDLTMISPYMIRMISVYKSLTPDMNANSLGGTVNMELREAPSEFHWNLMYQQGYTAKSATLGNFRAVASGSNRFLDDKFGIYALVNLESYDRNSDNLDASYDIPGGDIYIDPTTGFKPVEVNTVTFNRHLETRKRYGGNLILDYKIPDGSLKFVNMIARINSDYTDHRQIINYDAGRMNWTLRQGENITDQQMHSLKFDYDLGYATVDLSVSYTASRNFLDKSPEYNFNQVDAVQSGVFRDNVIPEDLTYLLTNFKGDSAVILNNANLYSNDYQEDKLTYKADLEFPFFLGSSLSGFIKFGGQMYNQTNETDQEAPYLAFNGNATSDDDDIQANLMRTIMNEFGISVSEDGKLTGTTFLTSDNELFDPFLENKYGSIFYVSSIGTLNNILDYIVGNPAFDASNSQYSSGAQGGWYDGPYQQLINDYEYKENYYAAYGMTKLNFWDFMFIGGVRYEKVETEYFAYNARDQRNPQSQVMYDTTSVKSNDYLLPMLQLKYSPLKWMDLRFAYTHTLSRPDYHALSPKFSITQGNQIYTGNPELKPATSMNQDLNITFHSNEIGLFSIGGFYKKIENFVYNASYRLDLAEEAGIDALSRYQIYRDGDPVVTPILTAGKSDATVFRPLNNPYDATVKGLELDFQHNFWYLPSPFNNFVIGLNYANISSETTYPWYDVEVKIIGRERITVFIDSASTGRLIDQPKHIFNAYLGYDYLGFSSRLSFLFQDNSARGNGGRNPELDSYTTEYFRIDFAARQKLPIWNSELFLDVSNLNGSNTSWIQRSIEGYLGIQNYGLTANLGIRVVF, from the coding sequence ATGGCTACAGAAATTTACAAGTCATTAGGAAAAATTTTAAAACTTTGTAGTTTATTGTTCATTGTTTTTAATTCAATTGCATTAGCACAATCTGGTTCACTTAGAGGAAAAGTTTTTGAGAGAGATACAAATGATCCACTTGTTGGTGCTAACATTATTGTTAAAGGTACAACACTTGGCGCTTCAACTGATTTTGATGGAAAATTCCTAATAAGAAATATTCCCACCGGAAATCACACTTTGACTGTAACATATATTGGTTACAACCAAGTAAGTAAAGAAATAACAATTTCGGCAAATAGAACTTTAGAAATGGATTTCACACTTGAACCACAAGTTTTGGAAGGCGAAACAGTTACAATAACGGCTCAAGCTAAAGGTCAAGTTTCCGCAATTCAACAACAATTAACAGCAGATCAAATAACAAATGTTGTCTCAGAAGAAAGAATTCAAGAATTACCGGATTTTAATGCTGCTTCAGTATTAAGTAGATTACCAGGAATATCAACAACGCAAAGTTCTGGTGAAGACAACAAAGTTGTTATTCGCGGACTTTCACCAAAATATAATTCAATAGAAGTTGAAGGAGTTAAACTATCTTCTACAGGAAGTTCACAAATTGGGCTTTCTTCAAATCCCGGTGCAGGAGGAAGTATTTCTAATGATAGAAGTGTTGATCTTACAATGATTTCTCCATACATGATTAGAATGATTTCTGTTTATAAATCTTTAACTCCGGATATGAATGCGAATTCACTTGGCGGTACAGTTAACATGGAATTAAGAGAAGCGCCTTCTGAATTCCATTGGAATTTGATGTATCAACAAGGTTATACTGCAAAGAGTGCAACTCTTGGAAATTTTAGAGCTGTTGCTTCGGGAAGTAATAGATTTTTAGATGACAAATTTGGAATTTATGCTTTAGTAAATCTTGAATCATATGATAGGAATTCTGATAATTTGGATGCCTCATATGACATTCCGGGCGGTGATATTTATATTGATCCAACAACAGGATTTAAACCTGTTGAAGTTAATACTGTTACATTTAACAGACATCTTGAAACAAGAAAAAGATATGGCGGAAACTTAATTCTGGATTATAAAATTCCCGATGGCTCATTAAAATTTGTGAATATGATTGCTCGTATAAATTCAGATTATACCGATCATCGCCAAATAATTAATTATGATGCCGGAAGAATGAACTGGACACTTAGACAAGGTGAAAATATAACCGATCAACAAATGCATTCACTAAAGTTTGATTATGATTTAGGTTATGCAACAGTGGATTTGTCTGTTAGCTATACAGCTTCAAGAAATTTTTTGGATAAATCACCGGAATATAATTTTAATCAAGTTGATGCAGTGCAAAGTGGCGTTTTCAGAGATAATGTTATACCTGAAGATTTAACATATTTACTCACAAATTTTAAGGGAGATAGCGCCGTAATTCTAAATAATGCAAATTTATATAGCAATGATTATCAGGAAGATAAATTAACATACAAAGCAGATTTGGAATTTCCGTTTTTTCTAGGTTCTTCATTAAGCGGCTTTATCAAATTTGGCGGTCAAATGTACAACCAAACAAATGAAACTGATCAAGAAGCTCCGTACTTAGCATTTAATGGAAATGCAACAAGTGATGATGATGATATTCAAGCAAATTTAATGAGAACAATTATGAATGAATTTGGAATATCTGTAAGTGAAGATGGAAAACTTACTGGTACAACATTTTTAACTAGTGATAATGAATTATTTGATCCTTTTTTAGAAAACAAGTATGGAAGTATTTTTTATGTATCATCAATAGGAACTTTAAATAATATCTTGGATTACATTGTCGGAAATCCTGCATTTGATGCATCAAATAGTCAATACAGCTCTGGAGCTCAAGGTGGTTGGTATGATGGACCTTATCAACAATTAATAAACGATTATGAGTATAAAGAGAATTACTATGCCGCTTATGGAATGACAAAACTTAATTTTTGGGATTTTATGTTTATCGGTGGTGTTAGATATGAAAAAGTTGAAACTGAATATTTTGCATATAACGCAAGAGATCAGCGGAATCCTCAATCCCAAGTTATGTATGATACAACATCTGTAAAATCCAATGATTATTTGCTACCGATGTTACAGTTAAAATATTCTCCGTTAAAATGGATGGATTTAAGATTTGCATATACTCATACTTTATCAAGACCAGATTATCATGCACTTAGTCCAAAATTCTCAATAACACAAGGCAACCAAATTTATACAGGAAATCCTGAATTAAAACCCGCTACATCTATGAATCAAGATTTAAATATAACATTTCACTCAAATGAAATAGGACTTTTTTCGATAGGTGGATTTTATAAAAAAATTGAAAATTTTGTATATAATGCTTCATATCGCTTGGACCTTGCCGAAGAAGCTGGTATTGATGCTCTTTCACGATATCAAATTTATAGAGACGGAGATCCGGTTGTTACTCCAATACTAACAGCAGGAAAGTCAGATGCAACTGTTTTTAGACCATTGAATAATCCTTATGATGCAACAGTAAAAGGTCTTGAATTAGATTTTCAACATAACTTCTGGTACTTACCATCACCGTTTAATAATTTTGTAATTGGTTTGAACTACGCAAATATTTCCTCAGAAACAACGTATCCATGGTATGATGTCGAAGTAAAAATAATTGGTCGCGAACGAATTACTGTTTTTATTGACAGCGCTTCAACTGGAAGATTAATTGATCAGCCAAAGCATATTTTTAATGCTTATTTGGGTTATGATTATTTGGGATTTTCCTCAAGACTTTCATTTTTATTCCAAGATAATTCCGCGAGAGGTAATGGCGGTAGAAACCCAGAGTTAGATTCATACACAACAGAATATTTCCGAATTGATTTTGCGGCTCGTCAAAAACTTCCCATATGGAATAGCGAATTATTTTTAGATGTAAGCAATCTTAATGGTTCAAATACAAGCTGGATTCAACGTTCTATTGAAGGATATCTTGGTATTCAAAATTATGGTTTAACTGCTAACTTAGGAATTAGAGTTGTGTTTTAA